The DNA region ccaaaatgtcccaaatgaacatcatactgcattgaagaaggctttaaactagcgattgagaccataaacacattttgaaaacgtttactgaggttagaaatcaagtgagaagttggtgaattctccattgacttgtatagagatggaagtccttttgacaccaaaacggtcgccccctggtggccttttgatagaatgcagttttaagttacttccgcgtttgcatcatttcagaggaccagaactccccgcctgaccTCTAGTCAGTGTCAAAAAGTAATTTCGGtccaatattattatatttatgccaatatttggtatttatgtaattgtttttctattttagtaCAACTGTCACCTTATTAAGAAATAGTAGAAATGTTGCACCTGTAGCTGAAACTGTACTAACACTAAAAGATGGGAAAGAAGCAGATGGTAGGTTCCAAAGTCAATAAAGTGGAGCTGTGTCTGTTGTCTTAATGAGTCAAACTTAACATGAATGATGCCCTTCCTTTGACAAAGAAAGGAAGTTGAATTGTGCACACTGTTGGGATGTATGAGACATGGacattttttcaaacatttctttaaGAAAATAGAGTCACCAACAGTCTCAATGTAATCACACTGCTTTTGACACAATGCACAATGACACCCCTGCCTTAAATAGAGTAGTACAAACCTTGAACTATTACATTTCCAGTGTTGAAAAAGAGTTACAGTTAGCATGACTAAGCTGTTACAACATTACACCACCTATTGCTTACGTGGAATTACCACATCCAGTGTTATCCACCTTGATAATCAAACAGTCATCCACCCTGATGTTTCGTCATGTTTCAAGGGTGGTAGGTTTAATAACTGGAACAATGATAACACATTGTTTTTCCTCAGGGCTGCAAACTAGTTTATGATTCATTAACAGTTGAAACAAAACCTGTAATGAGTCACTTATCCGGCTTCTCTTTCATCTTATCTTCTTATCTCACAGCATAGTTCCTGGTTCTCATACTTTACATCCGTTATCGCTTCTCTCTCACGATGAGTTACTATCACTTTAAGTTTCCTTACGCTAACTCATGTTCAGTGTTGGGGAGAgagggttacatctgaagtcggaccattaagattttgctcaggagggtttagcctcattttttaatatttaacatgttactgaatacatatattgctgtttttaatacttGAAATCAACTTTTCTCACAtctttattctatttatttattcaaatgagagataaatcttgctttataagaaaaggtctcttataaatcatgtcagtaatcatgaaaaacacctgaatttagattttggtgggcttaatgggaacacttataccagtaatcaaatgaaataagttacattactttgattaagtaattgaaatagttacattacttactacattttaaataggttaACTAGTTAtttgtaatctattacatttcaaaagtaaCGTTCTCAACTCTGGTTATGTCTGACATTAAATGTGAGCGTATCCAGTCTGTCTCTTATTGGTGTAAATACCTTTTGGCTTATAGGTCAATGacgccttaaaaaaagtcatgtggtgcgaccatgattcatcttgaaatatcttatataaataaaagatcatcatttacaaaacatttttaaaaaaagcaaatactttgtttccaaacaatttatattactgaaaacttgtaaaaaaagatgtgaagcgtgttaagtaaattaatttatttcaagatgaatcatggtcgcaccacatgacttttttttaaggccagtgccaattaatcttgaaaaacccactaaaatcactttcacatttataatatgaattttcaggtacacaacatcctgaatgtttgaactactgcattagatatgcttgtttttattattttaaaattgagttgttgtaaatccttatacgtcattgacccttatatcaTATGTGCTCAGTTTTAGTGTGGTCCATCCCTGTAGCTGTCCGTGGTCCTGGAGTGGCATTTCATCTCTTATATATTGATTTGATGCATCAAGGGGAACATGGTTGTCTCTAACATTGGTTGTGGCTTTATTGACTTTGCTGCCCTCTACTGGTTGTATCCATTAACATCTGTGATGAAGCAGAGGTGTTCATTTCTGCTTCTTGCACATTTATCCCCTGCTTCTTTAACCTTCAGGCCACTTTCCCATTTTCCTAATGAAATAAAAGGAGCAATTTTAAATGCTGTGAATAAAAGTGTTGCAAGTCATTTGAAAGACAGTTACAGGTTTGATTAACTGCAATTTtctatttgacatttgacatttgacatttggcTGTATGTAAATTAGGAGGTGTGGCCCACAGGCAGGAGGAAGGGTTCGACATGGCTAGTTTGCTGCAGAGACATCTTATGGACAGCAGCCATTTCAAAACCACTAGCCTAACTGCTGATTAAAGtgcaatgaatgaaaagtgctgTCACActtataaaaaacaataaaatgttccagtgaacaaaaaaagtatattaaaaaaagtaataatacctTCAATAGTGAAAAACAGAGCGTACAATTGGCAACAGGAAGTACTTATACAAGGgtttaaaataatgtgcatTGACAAAAACACAGGATACTTTGCAGGTCACATAAATCAgagacatttctttttctgtgttgagaaacccaaacaaaataatcagtaggCTTACTAACAATTCAGTATCCTTTATCACACCACTTTTCTCAGAACTGCTAAAGGAAACTGAAGGCTATGACGACAGCGTGCTTTagatatgatttttttaaggAGAATATTTTGGTTGAAATGATGCAACTATAAAGTAATGGACAGATATGTGACAACACCCACAGATACATTACAAAGCTGTGAGTTTCCACTTGCTGTCATCGTTATCTGTTATCTTCAGCCAAAGACCTCTGAGGGTGGAGCTACGGCAACCAAGGCGGACTTGACTGATGACACATTTGCTTTGCTTTCTCCATGTTTTCAATTGCATCTTAAagtatttcaatcaggagagacaagtaaatagaaagatatttattgtaaatatgtaatgaacaaaatcttagtaatgacaaattctttggcgcttgaactccatgaggaatcatctctgaatGGCTGCATATAAATATAGATCCCCCCCTTTATAACATTACAACTGCGTCATCTAGTGGTGCTATTGAGCATAGCCGCCACAAGAACCTATGAATTAGATTGTTGTGTGAGGCCATTTCATTCATCCAAAGCATTTGTACTTTGTTGCAGTTATTAGACTTTGAAAGCAAACTTGTGAGTATGAAAATAGCAACCCTCAGTTGCTCAACTAGCTttatatgcacacacagtgTAGTTACAGTAAGAGCATATGCTGAAACTCGTATATAATCTCATCTACAGTAGAGATAGCAGAACAGTAGAGCAGTTAGGGCCGGTCAAAACATCATCAGGTGGGAATCCCTCCTGATAAGGTAAGATTAGTGCATCCAGGaaggtttttatgtttttcagctGTAGTGAGACAGTGGGGATCTGTGTTGGGTttaggcggggagctccggtcctctgaaataaggccaacgcggaagtaatttaaaactgcattctatcacaaggccaccagggggcgaccgttttggtgtcaaaaggacttccgtctctatacaagtcaatggagaattcaccaacttctcacttgatttctaacctcagtaaacgttttcaaaatgtgtttatggtctcaatcgctagtttaaagccttcttcaatgcagtatgatgttcatttgggacatttgtGCAGATCACATTGTGATGTGTTGTAAGGCtatttcatttataaagcaATTGTTTGTCCTTGAAGGTACCACGCTGAGATAGTACTACCATTTATGTTACTTAATGCTTTTAGAGATataatttcaaatatgaaatagcCATTCTTCTGATAATCATTTCCTGTCCTGATCCACCCAATTATAAACTGTTCTTGATGCAAAAACTACTTAATCCAGGAGGCTAGGTGGTGTAGAAATGCAggaaatattttttcaaattacaACTTTTTCCTGGGCAAGGACCCCCAGGTCAATTACACTTCATTTCAAGTTGGTGCccccattttaaaacataagcAGGCGCCCATGGTAAATGatattacaaaacaaaaccttgTGTTTTCATGGAAATGTCAGAACTATAGAGTCAGAAAATAAAGCTGTACAAATTGCAATAATACTTTTACtaaggaaataaaacagaatgagTTTCTTTGTCAAATTTATAAGTGAATCAAccagtttcattattttatatatttcctTAGAAAGGTGAAACTGGTGATAAAAACaatcatattaaaaacaaatagtgAAACTTTATCAAACAACAATCATCATCTGTCACTATAGTTGTTGGCATAGCACTGCTGTATAAATATGATCAACAGATAAAGaattagtcatttaaaacagtaaaaaaaaaaaagaatcacagcaagtaaaatacataaaaatgaatgCCTTGAAAAAGCCAGAGTTTCATTGTTGCACAGATTGAGGATCTTAAACTGCTGATCATATTTACAGTAGAGAAAGTCATCTCTTCTTGGCATTTCTTCACATGTTCGAGCTCATTCATAGTTTTGGCAGAAAGGTTGGtattgttagggaattttccataactaatgTGCACTGGATCAAACTAGGCTTTgtggtcatagcaaggccacaccaaatattgggtttagacactgtctccccttgagatagtggtgagcagtgagtctgctccttttggggaaaacaggaggcgttctgatagtgttgctatagcaaccaaggtcagatatgtctttgactgtttccctgaatggggtaaaggtaactggagtcagaggtttgatatagtgttggatggaggacaaaggtcctgagtgacgtctaagcaatgttttggctatagaccagtagactacattctgtatattgtagatgtgttggtctgcccatatttgggcatggctcaacctgtggcattatctgtgtggtttaaagtctatccccggaggagagaaacttcagaattgaagggagcatcagaacataacgtgtatTGATCATTCGCTCatttctccttgatcaagtaaataaaccttttcaatgcaagacatcctggactcctgtctactctctccattgatgtatgggctgcataattaactCATAATTATCTCTATCAGGTATGTCAGTGCAGTATGGTGATACTGCGGTCTGTCACGGCACACGCCGGCAGCAGAGGGGCGCAGAAGTGATGCGTGACAGAGTGCAGCACGGCACTGGAGTCCGGCTCataaaacagcagtgtgtgacTCGGCCAGTCGAGCAGCAGGCCGACCTTCTGGGGTCTCTTCACAACCCGTAAGGACTCCTTCTTCCCCTCGTGGCAGAAGGAGTACTCCCCGTCATAGTGAGACAGCACCCAGGACTGACTGTTGTGTCCCAGCCGGGCCTCGTTCCCCGAGCCTTTGCGCTGCAGGCTGGCGTAGCAGACCCCGACCTTAAAGGCACCACTCTGGCCTACATCCACCACCCAGTTGTGGGTACCAGAGGACATAGACAGCGAACCCAGAACGTTGGGCCAAGAGTCAAAGCGTGCGGGGTCGTAGGGTGGGGACTGGCGGGGCTTTTTGTGGAGGAAAGTCAAAGTGCAAAGGTCATCAGAGAGGGACAGGAGAGGGCTCACTGTGCGCTCATCAAACTTGAAATGAGATGAACCATAAGCTgtgggaagaaggaagaggatgGTCATAAACTGATGTAATACTGTAAGCAGACAAACATTTCTTCACTCCGATTAAATCTTTTGCTTGTATTTAGTactcaattcaattttatttgtatgcgccgaatcacaacagaagttttctcaaggcacttttcatgtaaagcaggtctagactgtactctctactttacagagacccaacatttccccatgagcaagcactttcatttcattttcacgAAGAGACAGCCTCACCCTTCTTTTtcaaatgttctctttttttttgttctcttttttttctcaggctGTTTTGTGTTGGGGAGCAGGTTTGCCTAGGCTTGGCTTGGTTTtgtaataaaatgcatcagaaTGTAAAATAAGCATTTCTCTACACTCCctgctttaaatttaaaaatattctgcattttcatagtttttaaggcattataacaaacataaaaataacacgGTATGGGTCTGGATAAAAATGTACTAACCATTTGGTCCCTGCAGCACTGCGGTGGCCCACAGTCCTCTCAGCAGCTTACTGTCACCGCAGCCCGGGTTCATGTTGAGCTGGACCGTATCACAGGGCTCCCCgatcccctctccctcctcaaTTCTGATATAAAGacacacatttagaaaaaggagaagaggcAGTACCTCTCTGGAATGTCCTGAGTAAGCACGTGATAAATGATTACCTTTCAGCTATCTCCTGAGCACTTATCTGAAAGACGAAAAAAGGAAGTGATTACTCTCCTGGAAATAGTAGTTTAGTAATTTATGATCATTATAAGGATGCTGTTATTTGAGCACAACTTCCTCTGTTCTCTGAAAATGTTCCCACAATGATCTTTGAACCCCTTCCTGCAAAAACGTCCCCAGTCTCTCACCGCCAGCTGTGTGTCTGGAGTGTGCGTCAGCGTGTGCACCAGGCGTGAGCGTGTTTGCGTCAGATTTGTCATGGCTTGGCTCCAGTGGGCTCTCTGGGTGAGGAGACACTGCTCCACCcgctcctcctccctctgcaccTCCTCCAAGAGacgctgctcctcctcctccagagcTTCACGTACCGCGCTGACCTGAGCAAGCACCTGCTCCCTCGCTCTGCTTGCTGATACCTAACATGGAAAgtcaggagagaagaagaaatattGGGAGGACTCGTGATGAAGAGTAAAATAATCAATACATCATTTCGTCaagtttaaaacacaaatactttgtttccaaacactttatattactgaaaacttgtaaaaaaaaaaaaaaaaaaagatgtgaagcgtgttaagtaaatgtatttatttcaagatgaatcatggtcgcaccacatgactttttttaaggccagtgccaattaatcttgaaaaacccactaaaatcacttaatttcaaatttataatatgaatcttcaggtaaacaacattctgaatgtttgaactactgcattagatatgcttgtttttattattctaaaattgattttgttgtaaatccttaaatataaatgtgacaaATCCTTATACGTTATTGACCCTTAAATAAACAAGTCAATAACTTCAATTAAGTTATTAATTAAGGAATAACAATCAATTAAGTCAGAGCCCCTGGTCGAGAAGGCTGATGTACTTTCTTTAGCTCCACTTCcccaaaaatcaaacattagGCAACATGTGGGTCAAATAGTAGTGTCCTTTTTTATGCTTCTAGTGCCAAACAATCACTTTGTGAGGTCAGCAGTGACACATTTCCCACTTCTGGCCCTAAACAAACACGCTAGGTAGTGACCAGACTTTTAACCTCAACAGTGTCAAGTAgaagtttgttttatatttgctCTGTGGTGACTTGTTACCTAGAAAACTACGCATGCATGACCTACACCACTGACCAATTTAGACGCTGAGTGTGctcagagagggagaaaaaaagagtgaatgaagagccttttcttttttttttactttaactttgtTTCATAGTAggtgagacaaaaaaacacccagTATCATTTCAAGCTATATTTGGTTACTGAGCATAGTGAAGCTTtctgtaattcatttttttatacatttaaaaattgagctcacggtaaaaaaaaagatcaagttCGAGAGGAAGtgagtagaaaataaagatTACACTGGCTGTGAAACCGACCTCCTACTGAACCTACTGAAAAGAAGTGTACTCctaagtatattttttattaattcacacattaaatacaggcggggagttccggtcctctgaaatgaggccaacgcggaagtaacttaaaactgcattctatcaaaaggccaccagggggcgacgttttggtgtcaaaaggacttccgtctctatacaagtcaatggagaattcaccaacttctcacttgatttctaacctcagtaaacgttttcaaaatgtgtttatggtctcaatcgctagtttaaagccttcttcaatgcagtatgatgttcatttgggacattttggcctccctgattttatatgtgacgataaagcagggtatgcattcaagatggtgctgctcagatccgatactattggcctccgagcagcagtccacaaaccaatgggtgacgtcacggatgttacgtccattttatatacagtctatgattaaataatataatagaaCATTAATGGAAATAACTGtatgcattttaaatgaatatatgaGGTGTCCTTTTATTACATAGAGAAGATTTTGCTTctcttttgttgcttttctttgctttatAGACATTTTACAGTGTTCAGTATCCACATATACAAAGCCTTCAAGTGTCAAAACACGTGAAACAGTGTTGTACCAAGTGTAAGGTCTGGCAGCGTGTCAGTGATCATTAGTATGTTGGTGAGTGTGGGAGATCAGAAGTGTCTCTCACCTGAAGCTTTTGCTCTTTGGCAGTCAGTGTCTGCTCGATAAACCTTTCAATCCTCAGCGCCTGCAGCTgcattttctcacacacatccactaGTTGATTctggtgaacacacacacacacacacacacacacacacacacacacacacacacacacacacacacacacacacacacagagtggttactgaataaacacacaatgaTACCAGAACACCATCAGCTGTAAGTGCAACAAGTAAATCCTGTCTTTACGACTGTCAACAGTGTGGAAAAAAGCACTTGCAAAACGTGTCACACCCAAGAAAGCGTTATTAAGTACACATACTGAATTATTACACTGTCATATATGTGAACTACATGGAGGACACTTCCCAACTGCTACCTTACTTAATAGAGTGACAAGTTGAAATAGAAAAACCCACATTTACTCATGTATGTTATTATGCAAAATCTCTCATTAAAGAATAGAATAAGTAGAATACTAGATTATAGAGTATGCTAGATAATAAATTGTCATATAGTTTTatccattttattgtttttactctgttcctttctttcattaacattCTGTTAAtgacaagcatatctaatgcagtagttcaaacattcagagtgttgtgtacctgaaaattcatattacaaatttgaaattaagtgattttagtgggtttttcaagattaattggcactggccttaaaaaaaagtcatgtggtgcgaccatgattcatcttgaaataaattaatttacttaacacgcttcacatcttttttttttctacaagttttcagtaatataaagttttaaggccagtgccaattaatcttgaaaaacccactaaaatcactttcacatttataatatgaattttcaggtacacaacattctgaatgtttgaactactgcattagatatgcttgtttttattattctaaaattgagttgttgtaaatccttatacgtcattgacccatatgtgcAGCTGCACCTGGCACTTTTAGCCCAAGACACATTTCCTTCTGGACAATAAAGTTAATCTAATTTAATAGCAAATTATAAGACGAGTAGAAGTTAGAAAGCGAATCCACtcttaaaaatgaaagtaacCTTCCTGGGCTATTTTTAACCCAGCAAGTATCCTCAGCAAAGATAACTTTATCCACCTAGTATTTACTATATAGGAAGAATATCCCCgaagtttaaaatgttatgcTACAGCTGAGTGAATGCATTcagataaaaaagcaaacagcagTTGAattgctccacacacacacacacacacacacacacacacacacacacacacacacacacacacacacacacacacacacacacacacacactcaccctgACTGCGGTAACTCTGGTGGCCAGAGGGGTCACAGTGTGTCCGCGGCAGGGCCCTACGATGGCGCAGTGGGAGCAGATTAGTTTATGCTCGGTACCACAGAACCAGTCCAGCTCAGACTCATGTTCCACACAGAGCTCACATTCACCGGAGAAGATGCCAGATTCGGTATCGGAGGCGGTCGCAGCCGGTgaggtggtggtagtggtggtgttggtggtgttggtggtggtgttggtgtcCCCCGCCTGTTGCTGCTTGACGCTCGCGCTTAAAACGGAGAAAATAGGCTGCTCACTATCCATCTCCTTGGGGTTGGCGGTGTGTGAAGTCTCCTCTGGATGAACTGGTGATGAGCACACTAACTCGCATGTTACTTGCTCCTCCGTCATGGCACGAAAGCGCAGCAGGTGCACCGGCAGAACTGGAGTCGCACCTTGCTGTGACACAGGTGTAACAGGTGAGCGGAACACGGAAGTAACACTGACATCAGAGGTCAGAGCCAATAAAAGGAAGGTTTCTGCTCTGCTGGTTTTCGGTCGTTTGGGCGTCAGCTGATAACATTTACAAC from Scomber scombrus chromosome 15, fScoSco1.1, whole genome shotgun sequence includes:
- the bspry gene encoding LOW QUALITY PROTEIN: B box and SPRY domain-containing protein (The sequence of the model RefSeq protein was modified relative to this genomic sequence to represent the inferred CDS: inserted 1 base in 1 codon), which gives rise to MSVLLPCSAHLLHLCHSKVRLQFXPVHLLRFRAMTEEQVTCELVCSSPVHPEETSHTANPKEMDSEQPIFSVLSASVKQQQAGDTNTTTNTTNTTTTTTSPAATASDTESGIFSGECELCVEHESELDWFCGTEHKLICSHCAIVGPCRGHTVTPLATRVTAVRNQLVDVCEKMQLQALRIERFIEQTLTAKEQKLQVSASRAREQVLAQVSAVREALEEEEQRLLEEVQREEERVEQCLLTQRAHWSQAMTNLTQTRSRLVHTLTHTPDTQLAISAQEIAERIEEGEGIGEPCDTVQLNMNPGCGDSKLLRGLWATAVLQGPNAYGSSHFKFDERTVSPLLSLSDDLCTLTFLHKKPRQSPPYDPARFDSWPNVLGSLSMSSGTHNWVVDVGQSGAFKVGVCYASLQRKGSGNEARLGHNSQSWVLSHYDGEYSFCHEGKKESLRVVKRPQKVGLLLDWPSHTLLFYEPDSSAVLHSVTHHFCAPLLPACAVTDRSITILH